CTGAGTCGACGCATTTCACTTGCACTCCCAACTTATGAAAAGACCCCCTCAGAATGACTCAGAAAGCGGTTGCGCCGTTTCGTGTCCAATACAGATGACCCTAGGACAAATAAAACAACGATCATCCCAGCAAGGTCGACATCAATTTCTTAGGTAGCAGAGCTCCAGCCAACCACATGCAGCAGAGCACAAAATCCGTACTGAGTATGACAAGCGCAACGGCGGTACATGTGTTTATTGCCATGCATCGTAATAGCGCCATCCAGTAAGCCATGCGTTTCACGCCTAAAGTCGTGGCACTGGTTACAGGTGACGGCAACTCTCCGTGATCCTTCACTGGCCCTGCTTACAAGGATTTGAGTCGCTCCGGAAAGCATCAAAACAGAAGGTGACAGTTTGCATTCGAATGCAACGCGAATGAAAATCATAAGTGCGATCTACAATTTGCTGTGTCAGCTGGCAGCACGGGACAAAAAATCATGACCCTCGCTATTCGTTGAGGTCGCAGCAGAATCCCGACTCGGTTCGGCGCATTCCGTCGCAACTGCAACTAATCGGTTGTTTTCCGAGTCTTGACAGTTCCTCAACCTGGATATCTTGGCCAAAACTTCAATCATTTACAATGTCTAGTTGGTCTGCAAATGAGAGCCTTTGGCCCTGATGACATGCATAACAATGGACCGGTACAGCCACATTACTGATTTAGCACAAAACACTCATCAAACCCTCGGGCAACGCCCAATCTTCGCTATCATCACAGCTCCATCATATTGTCATCAGTTCCACAGTCACCATGACTGGAAACCATACTATCCAATTACAAACTTCTGTCGCATTGCCAGTGCCCAAGGTAGCTAACACAACatggcaaccttgacaaCGGTTTTGGGGGCTTCTACCCAGTCGGAATTCATGGAGCCCGAAATTAGAGGCAGCCCAAAGGCCTCGGAGACATTGGAAACCTGTCGTCGTGGCAGTGCGACGTTTTGCGCGCCTTGCTAACATGACGACGCGCCCCGAGGCCCCCCAAGGCTGGAGGGAGGCATTGCCTCGCACTAAAGCATCAGGAGTTGCGTCATGAATGGCTTGATTTTTACCACAACTTCTACAGACCCTTGCGGGGTAGATTGCCATGCGCAACATGGGGGGCACcgtgatggtggtggtgaataATTCCGCACATGGGGCCGAAACTTGACATCTAGTAGATGTGAATGATCATTTAAAAGGGACCGGTGCCGCGAAAGTTGTCATTTCCCggttcttttttgtttccttaTTTTTTTTCTCCGGGCTGCCCTGgcctcttccatcttgcTTCCAGAAAGGTTGACAGCTTTGCATACCTCCACGCAGCTTAATAATGGCGAGACCTGGGGCTTTGGGTTCAAAGTAAGTTTTGCTTATCATCAACACATGTCAATGTCACCTCTTCGGATCCAACTCCGAGCCACATCTTCTTGTGTGGTCTCTTCTTACCGACACCTTGCAACACTTTGCAACACTTACCAACACTCACATTTCCCTGTATAGTCTCGCCGACCTGGCCAGCTATTTACTTACAAATGGTCCTCGCAAAGTATATCCAGCCTCTCGACGGGTACGTGTCATCCACAACCATACTATAATTGTGGATACATCCAAGGCTATGCACGTTTGGGAGCATGATGGCTATCCTCAATTCTATGTGCCTCTGAGTGAGCTCAGGAATTGCTCCAAACGGGATACCCAACTTATTCGGAGTGATGGCGTTGCCAGAGCTGCGGTTGTGGAGGTTACCATTCCATCAAggaatggcatcaaagaGGTCAAGACAGATCGCGTGCTTCGATTTACAGACGATAAGAGCCTTGGCGCATTAGCAGGCTTAGTGCGCTTGGAATTTGGAGCCATGGGTCAGTCAGATGCAGCCTCTTGTTCTTTTGCTGTCTCGTCCCACACCTTTGCTGACCGCGTTATTTAGACCAATGGCTTGAAGAAGATGTCCCCGTGTATGTTCACCCAAAGGATCCCTTCAAGCGCATTGATATCCTCCCCTCTTCAAGACCAATAGAAGTCAAAGTCGGAGGCAAAACGGTGGCCAAGGCCTCATCATCCGTTCATCTACACGAGACCGGCCTCCCAGCACGATATTACATCTCACCAGGTGCAGTCGATCCAGCCGTGATACGGAAGAGCAGTCTCATTACCAAATGCCCATATAAAGGCGATGCCGAGTATTACCATATCCTCGTAGATGGAGCGGTGTACGATAATTTGGTGTGGTATTACAGGTTGCCTACGCATGAGAGTGCCGGAATTGCGGGCCTATTGTGCTTTTACAATGAAAAAGTTGACATTTTGCTTGATGGGCAACTTTTAGAAAGGCCCAAGACTCACTTTGGGTAGCACGCTTGGTCGGTATGACGAGGTAGGATACCAAGGATGGATGAGGAGAAACTGCAACGCATTATGACTGGATGAGATTATGATTAGTCTTTACATCAATACACTCGCTTTGCCATACCCTTGCAGTTGTTGCGAGATGTACGAATCTGAATCATTTGAGATGAACTTGAACCAGAATGTTCCGGGGGTAGAGGATGACAACAAGTCCAACCAACACTGTATAAAACGCCTTTTGACTCGTATAGTCCCAGAAAATGCCGCTCCATGTAGTTTTGTGCTGTAACAGTGGCAACAGCATAGAATCTAGACCGGACGAAAAGCCACAGAACGAGTCCAGCTAGCGAAGGAACAAAGCAGCGCGCGCGGCTATCATACACTTTACATCAGTGACAGGGTTTCCCAACAATCAGTGATTATTGCCACCCTGCGTGAGGAGTATTCTGCAAGAATGAGGCGATATTGTATATACAGTCCCCAATTGCCGTGGAGTGGTTTAGGGTAGGCACTTGTCAGGTCATCGGATTGGGGTGTTCGATACGATTATCTCGAATCCATGAATGATTCTAAACTGGCAAGGTGCAATATTGATTATTCCATTAGAAATCGCATGTCATGCCGTATGTTTATCGTCGGCTGTGCCAATAACGCTTCAAGAGTGGCTTCGATCGCTCAGGACGGACTTGGTCTCGCCCATTTCACTATTCTagatgacaaggacaagctgAATCCGTCACGGCATCATAAAAACAACTGCGCAGAGAAACCTTGGCGAGGATGCTTAGACCACCCCTTATCCGCGACTTCCTTTCTTTATTCGGACTGGAAACaaagcacaaggcaagccgcTTCCGTAAACGCTCGAGACCGGTACCAGAGCGGCACCTAGACCTACCAATTATAGAGAATTTATTTCCTTTATCCTACAACGGTATGCCCAAAAGAGCACGCAGCCCTAGTTGTGGCGGCGGGCCTGCTGCGTTTGCTGTCGATTTCGTCACCAAAAGTTGGGATCTCGGTGGGTCGATAAGGTCTGATGGGCTAcattgccatgttgcacaACGTATTGTGAATTTGTCTCTACCGGACGCTGGATCCCCATGAAGAGCTGAGTGTCACGggaagtacggagtaatctTCAGCCTTTTGGGATGTTGGAAACCACCAGCATAAGAACATGTCGCCATCCGTGGAGTATTGGCCCGATAGCCTAGTCGACCACGTCTTGTCATGAAGCACATCCAAGCTTTCGTTGGGCCCAGCCTTACTTGTTCATGTCAATAATTGGTATATAATAAGTTGTTACTCAGGCTGCCTGATGTCGCCGATGTCTCACATAGCCCATTGTCGTACACGTGGTTCTTAGGCAATAGACTTGATTCAACAATGGCACACTCCGACATCTGAGACACTTTTGTGGCAATTGTCACCACCGGGGTCGGCCGTAAATACCGTCGGATCGAGAATCGCGAGAAAGACAGGCAAATTGAATCAGAATCCTGATTGGTCTACCACATGCACCTTGCTTGGAGAGATGGAACAGTAAACGGACACCGTCAACACGGATGCCGTACTCGCTAATGCACCATGAAGGGCTATGGAGGAAAAGGTGAACGTTCGATACGTTGGCAGCCCTCGATTGGGTGGCGTTGGGCTTGCAGGTCTTCAGAGCCACACCCGCAGGGTCGACTGGAGGTGCAATACGAGGACTCTTTCTCCTAGGGTCCCCCAGAGTTTTTCAGTTCTTTCGATTCTGGCCCATCGACAGACACGTGTGCGCGTCGGGAATTGGAATGAAGAAATCCAATTTTTGGCCAATTCGCTCTTTTCTTTAGAGCTGAATTAAAACTGTAGGCGTCTGCGGCCACCTTTGAAAATATTGATTCAGCCGTGGTGTTGGTTCGAGGTGGCATTTACCCTCCACCTGGCCTGACAACCTGGAAGAACACTGCTCCTctcttggccagccagcagaTAGATCAGAAAACCAGAGAGGGAGCCAAATCACCAACCCAAGGGACTTGGTGGAAAAATTCTTGCCAGCTTCAGCTCAGAAATGACCAAGTCGGCAAAGGACAAGAACCGCCAGACTCAACCACAAAAAAAGACTGACGCTATGCAGGCAAAGTGGGCGCCAAGAAACTCCCACGCACACGCCAAGCCTTGAAGGCTCacgcaccagttgactctggcaaacaagtcagGGACGAAAGAGTCCGGAAGGCTATGCCGGAGGTGGAAATTTATCCATCACCACATGGGCTCTAAGCTCACCTCGAACTGGTTTGACTGCAATGTGCAGCAAGGCTGGTCCCAAGTCGGCCATAGCCCGGTCCCAAGTCTGCAGTTGAATGAAGTTGACCCTGGTTGGCGGATGTTGagcgaacattgaacatggtaCTGGATGCATTTGTCTGTACGATGGATGGAGAGAGCCTGCGGGCGTCGCGTTGGACCATCCATTGAACACCAGAGAAGAAGTTCCACCAAATCGCTGGCGCATTTTAGCGGCATCTGCACGTGTACGCCACCGGCCAGGCACAGGCTGGACACAGACCACCAGGCTTGACTGCtttctgtctggtcaacaGGAACCAGAAGGACGGAAGGACATTTGGGGGCATTTTTCCAGTCTCTCGCTTTGTTCTTGGCTGAGCCAACGCATGTAGAAGCAAAGTCAATTTTGCATCAGTCcaataccaccagaccacaacTGCTTCAATCTGATCATGGGGTCGGTGCAATATGGAGTTCCCGACCAGCTCGGTCAAATACCTGGATGCACTGATCCGCCAACGCACCCAGTTGAGGACGGGCGGACCAGAGTCCTCTCTTGAATCGAAAAAGCTCGGAGTCTCGGCGAAGGTCCACCAAACAGACAAAAAAGCAGAGTGGCTCGGCGCCATGGTCAAGGGAACCCATGTCTGAGTCGGTTTTAGCGCCGTTGGTACGACTTGGACTTCCAGAATAGTCAACATGTTCAGGTCCTTCGGTAACGGTTCCACCTATCCGACAGCCGCTGGCATAATCGTAATATTACAAGACATTATGGAGGTAGGCATGGGATGGTCCAGGATGACGCCGTCGCGCTGGATGCGCTCGAATTGGGTCGTCGTTCAAGGTGCCGGGGATTGTTCGTATATGTGTGCTTCCCTCCCCTCTACTCTTTGCGTTCATCGTTTGCACGCCGAACTTGTAGGTTGGACGTTGAGTTTtgcattgccatcatgatgGCTCTTCGTGCACTCCTGGCTACGGCCACGATCTTCGTCGGCCTGGCCAATGGCCTTGCTGATACCGACACAATCACCTGGGGAGGTGATAACTCGAGAGCAGGCTATCAAACGTGAGTTTATAATTTTTCCGATAAAGTTTGGAGATTGCCGATCACGTCGAAACTATCCCACCAGGCTTGCTGATCACCGTATACGTCTAGGAATCACAATATGGATCCGTCAATTGTTGGTAGCAACCAGTTCGGTCAAATCTTCAGAACAAAGCTGCCAGGAGTATGGGTTGGTCAACCGGAACAAGTCTTCTCACAGCCACTTGTCTATACGCCCAAAGGCAGCGACAAGCAATTCGTGTACTTTGCGACAACCCAGAACAACGTTTATAAACTCGATGCGAAAACCGGCGAAATACTCAAGTCGCGCAACCTTCATATTCCCTTTCTGACTGCCGATCTTGACGGCTGCGTCGACATTAACCCGACAATTGGCATCACTGCGACTGGTGTTATTGACCCCGACACAGATACTCTGTACTTGACGGCCAAGACCTATGTCGATCAGACGCTTGGTGAAAAGGCCCAAGGCAAACCGGCTGGTCGATACTACGTTCATGCCCTTGATGTGAACGATCTTTCCGAGCGCCCCAATTTCCCCATCAATCTCGAAGGCCTCATTGCTAGCAACACCAATGAGCGCATGTTCCAAGGTGGCATCCATCACCAGCGTCCAGGTTTGCTGCATACTGGCAACTTCATCTATGCTGGTTTCGCATCGCACTGCGTGCAGTATAACTTCACGGGTTGGATCATCGGCTGGGACAAGACGTCCGGAAAAATTGTCGAGAAATGGGCAACCGAAGGTGAAGGCGTCCCAAATACCATCAAGGGTGGCGGTATTTGGATGTCTGGCGGAGGTATTGCCTCTGATGATAATGGCTCCATCTTCCTTGCGACAGGAAATGGTTATGCCTCTCAGCTGGCTGATGTGCCGGTCAACGGCTTCAACCCGCCCACATCGTTGGAAGAGGCCGCGCTCCACATGACCATTAATGCGGATGGTAGTCTGCGGCTGGTCGATTTCTTCATGCCTTGGGAGAAGCGAGCGCTGGATGGTGCAGATAAAGATCTTGGAACGAGTCCCTTGGAGATTTTGCCTAGCCAATTTTCGTGCGGAGCCATCAAACGCATTGGTGTCGTAACGGGAAAGAGCGGCAAGACGTACTTTCTCAATCTGGACAACTTGGGCGGCTACAAGAACGGCAAAGACGGTCTCGACGACGTTATTCAGGTTTACGAAAACCTGAACTCTGTTTACGCCGGCGCTGGTGTCTATCCCTTGGAAGGCGGATATATCTACATCAACGTTATACAGCACCCGTCAATTGTCTTCAAGTTCTCCTGCGCTAATGGTCGCCCT
The genomic region above belongs to Pochonia chlamydosporia 170 chromosome 2, whole genome shotgun sequence and contains:
- a CDS encoding WSC domain-containing protein, which encodes MARPGALGSNLADLASYLLTNGPRKVYPASRRVRVIHNHTIIVDTSKAMHVWEHDGYPQFYVPLSELRNCSKRDTQLIRSDGVARAAVVEVTIPSRNGIKEVKTDRVLRFTDDKSLGALAGLVRLEFGAMDQWLEEDVPVYVHPKDPFKRIDILPSSRPIEVKVGGKTVAKASSSVHLHETGLPARYYISPGAVDPAVIRKSSLITKCPYKGDAEYYHILVDGAVYDNLVWYYRLPTHESAGIAGLLCFYNEKVDILLDGQLLERPKTHFG